A stretch of Thermomicrobium roseum DSM 5159 DNA encodes these proteins:
- a CDS encoding aldehyde dehydrogenase family protein: protein MTSGTVRRYRNYIGGEWVEPASGEYRPDIDPADSRTVLGEFPRSTAEDVDRAVEAAAAAFPAWSSLSGPQRAAILHKAANILEARAREIGEALTREEGKTIGEGVGEVLRGVAILRYFAGEPLRPLGEVYSATNPETFLYTERVPLGVVGIITPWNFPVAIPLWKLAPCLAFGNTAVFKPAELTPLTAHLITEVFVEAGLPPGVLNLVHGPGSVVGEAIARHPKVVAVSFTGSNAVGRHLYQIASERGARVQLELGGKNPVIVAEDADLDFAIELTTSGAFRSTGQKCTATSRVIVLEPLLHEFTTRLVERARSLKVGPGIDPTVYMGPLVSEEQRQRVLGYIEIGEKEGARVLTGGHELAEGDLRYGFFVAPTVFTDVEPGMRIAQEEIFGPVVGIIRARSLDEAIEIANGVPYGLSASIVTRDIRRAFAFARRIQAGVVHINSETAGAEPHVPFGGMKASSSWSREQGRAALEFFTQVKTIYFDLPPA from the coding sequence ATGACGTCTGGAACAGTCCGGCGCTATCGGAACTACATCGGTGGCGAGTGGGTCGAACCAGCCAGCGGTGAGTACCGTCCTGATATCGACCCGGCCGATAGCCGTACCGTGCTCGGCGAATTTCCTCGCTCGACTGCTGAAGACGTCGATCGGGCGGTCGAAGCGGCTGCGGCTGCCTTCCCAGCCTGGAGCAGTCTCTCTGGTCCACAGCGGGCAGCTATCCTCCATAAAGCCGCCAACATTCTGGAAGCGCGTGCCCGAGAAATCGGCGAGGCGCTGACCCGCGAGGAGGGCAAGACGATCGGCGAGGGAGTGGGCGAAGTCTTGCGCGGTGTGGCCATTCTGCGCTATTTCGCTGGGGAGCCGCTTCGCCCGCTCGGCGAAGTCTACTCCGCGACCAACCCGGAGACGTTTCTCTACACCGAGCGCGTGCCGCTCGGTGTCGTCGGGATCATCACACCGTGGAACTTTCCGGTGGCTATCCCGCTGTGGAAGCTGGCACCCTGCTTGGCGTTCGGCAACACGGCCGTCTTCAAGCCAGCTGAACTCACCCCGCTCACGGCCCATCTCATCACGGAAGTGTTCGTCGAGGCTGGTCTGCCACCCGGTGTCCTCAACCTCGTGCATGGCCCCGGCTCGGTCGTCGGCGAAGCGATCGCGCGCCATCCCAAAGTCGTGGCCGTGAGCTTCACCGGATCCAACGCCGTCGGGCGGCACCTCTACCAGATCGCCAGCGAGCGCGGAGCCAGGGTGCAGCTCGAGCTCGGTGGCAAGAATCCGGTCATCGTCGCTGAGGATGCCGATCTCGACTTCGCAATCGAGCTGACCACCTCCGGTGCCTTCCGCTCGACTGGCCAGAAGTGTACCGCCACCTCGCGGGTCATCGTCCTCGAGCCGCTCCTACACGAGTTCACCACTCGGCTGGTCGAGCGCGCTCGGAGTCTCAAGGTCGGCCCTGGCATCGACCCGACCGTCTATATGGGCCCGCTCGTCTCGGAGGAACAGCGGCAACGCGTTTTGGGCTACATCGAGATCGGCGAGAAGGAGGGAGCGCGGGTCCTCACCGGTGGTCATGAACTGGCCGAGGGAGACCTGCGCTATGGCTTCTTCGTCGCCCCCACCGTCTTCACCGATGTCGAGCCCGGCATGCGGATCGCTCAGGAAGAGATCTTCGGCCCAGTGGTCGGTATCATCCGTGCCCGCAGCTTGGACGAAGCGATCGAGATCGCCAACGGCGTCCCGTATGGCCTTTCGGCCTCGATCGTCACCCGCGATATCCGCCGTGCCTTCGCCTTCGCGCGCCGTATCCAGGCCGGCGTAGTCCATATCAATTCCGAGACGGCTGGCGCCGAGCCGCACGTGCCCTTCGGCGGTATGAAGGCCTCCAGTTCCTGGTCGCGCGAGCAAGGTCGGGCAGCGCTCGAGTTCTTCACGCAAGTGAAGACCATTTATTTTGATCTGCCACCAGCTTGA